In Halapricum desulfuricans, a single window of DNA contains:
- a CDS encoding TorD/DmsD family molecular chaperone — MSARNDAWADALVGLSNCLRHPDRAVQETLENEPDALAELLERVGIAPDDPPPVSGRNLTEDYEALFGALATPFAPPAASPYKEWYGDRSGLMGGPPAAAMQRRYDALEATVPEAYPPDHVALQLQYASLLAEAGEWDELAAFVETELDWIDAFAALTDRAAAQAPIHRWCVEQLVAAIERLRSELDAAGPDEAQVERMVDRASTHAEG, encoded by the coding sequence ATGTCGGCACGAAACGACGCGTGGGCGGACGCGCTCGTCGGACTGTCGAACTGTCTGCGCCATCCGGATCGAGCGGTTCAGGAGACCCTCGAAAACGAGCCCGATGCCCTCGCCGAGCTGCTGGAACGGGTCGGGATCGCCCCCGACGATCCACCTCCTGTTTCCGGGCGCAACCTCACTGAGGACTACGAGGCGTTGTTCGGGGCGCTGGCGACGCCGTTCGCGCCGCCGGCCGCCTCTCCCTACAAGGAGTGGTACGGCGACCGCAGCGGGCTGATGGGTGGCCCGCCGGCCGCCGCGATGCAGCGCCGGTACGACGCGCTCGAGGCGACGGTTCCGGAGGCGTACCCGCCCGATCACGTCGCGCTCCAGCTCCAGTACGCGAGTCTGCTGGCCGAAGCCGGCGAGTGGGACGAACTCGCCGCGTTCGTCGAGACGGAACTCGACTGGATCGACGCCTTCGCCGCGCTGACCGACCGGGCGGCCGCGCAGGCCCCGATCCATCGGTGGTGTGTCGAGCAACTGGTCGCCGCGATCGAGCGATTGCGATCGGAACTCGACGCCGCGGGACCGGACGAAGCGCAGGTCGAACGGATGGTCGACCGGGCGAGCACGCACGCGGAGGGATAA
- a CDS encoding carbohydrate kinase family protein, producing the protein MDVFVAGGCSWDSIVYLDTFPRETETHLARDFQETLGSSGSGKALNLGRLGVDTRFHAMIGDDRYGESIRERFESEPVAFRFDYDPNGTERHVNLMNDAGERISIFVVSPTQEPDIDYERLEQWTAEADALVVSPVNYSRYLLPAAVEAGTAVWADVHAYDGEDPYYDDFLEAADYLFMSEEGMADYREFMRERIDAGRQLVVCTRGSDGAVALTADGEWIEVPAAEFDTVDTNGAGDAFFAGYLYGHRQGLSVETNLRLGTLAGGLAVSSRDLAHPDLSPDRLADEYERRYGEPVRR; encoded by the coding sequence ATGGACGTCTTCGTCGCCGGCGGCTGTTCCTGGGACTCGATCGTCTATCTCGATACGTTCCCGCGGGAGACCGAGACACACTTGGCGCGGGACTTTCAGGAGACGCTGGGCTCGAGCGGGTCGGGCAAGGCGCTGAACCTCGGACGGCTCGGCGTCGACACGCGCTTCCACGCGATGATCGGCGACGACCGCTACGGTGAGTCGATCCGCGAGCGCTTCGAGTCCGAACCCGTCGCGTTCCGGTTCGATTACGACCCGAACGGAACCGAACGGCACGTCAACCTGATGAACGACGCCGGCGAGCGGATCTCGATTTTCGTCGTCTCACCCACGCAGGAGCCCGACATCGACTACGAGCGGCTCGAGCAGTGGACCGCCGAGGCCGACGCGCTCGTCGTCAGTCCCGTCAACTACTCGCGGTACCTGCTCCCGGCCGCGGTCGAGGCCGGGACGGCCGTCTGGGCCGACGTTCACGCCTACGACGGCGAGGATCCCTATTACGACGACTTCCTCGAGGCCGCCGACTACCTGTTCATGAGCGAGGAGGGGATGGCCGACTACCGCGAGTTCATGCGCGAGCGGATCGACGCTGGCAGACAGCTGGTCGTCTGCACTCGCGGGAGCGACGGCGCGGTCGCGCTGACCGCCGACGGCGAGTGGATCGAGGTCCCGGCCGCCGAGTTCGACACAGTCGACACCAACGGGGCGGGCGACGCCTTCTTCGCGGGGTATCTCTACGGGCATCGACAGGGGCTGTCCGTCGAGACGAACCTGCGCCTGGGGACGCTCGCCGGCGGATTGGCGGTTTCCTCGCGGGATCTGGCACACCCCGATCTCTCGCCGGATCGGCTGGCCGACGAGTACGAACGGCGGTACGGGGAACCGGTGCGTCGGTGA
- the hjc gene encoding Holliday junction resolvase Hjc: MVVSNEKGDRRERELVNALDAAGFAVMRAPASGSATERELPDVLAGDGTTFYAIEAKSSGGDPIYLSGEEIEALVYFSRNFGAKPRVGVRFDREDWYFFHPGDLYTTDGGNYRVKKETALAEGTDFEEFVGHSEKVTLDDIAEDDGPDQTVLDVLAAFDRGDLDIDEAAAMLED, encoded by the coding sequence ATGGTAGTGTCCAACGAGAAGGGCGACCGCCGCGAGCGCGAGCTCGTCAACGCCCTCGATGCGGCCGGGTTCGCGGTGATGCGCGCGCCGGCCAGCGGGAGCGCGACCGAGCGGGAACTCCCGGACGTGCTGGCCGGCGACGGCACGACCTTCTACGCCATCGAGGCCAAATCCAGCGGCGGCGACCCCATCTATCTCTCGGGCGAGGAGATCGAGGCGCTGGTCTACTTCTCGCGGAACTTCGGCGCGAAACCGCGGGTCGGCGTCCGGTTCGACCGCGAGGACTGGTACTTCTTCCACCCCGGCGACCTCTACACGACCGACGGCGGCAACTACCGCGTCAAAAAGGAGACCGCGCTGGCAGAGGGAACGGACTTCGAGGAGTTCGTCGGCCACTCGGAGAAGGTCACGCTGGACGACATCGCCGAGGACGACGGCCCGGACCAGACCGTCCTGGACGTGCTCGCGGCCTTCGATCGGGGCGATCTGGACATCGACGAGGCCGCGGCGATGCTAGAGGACTAG
- a CDS encoding calcium/sodium antiporter: MATPALKLVVILAPIGGLWIGARLLVEGASALAARLGVSRLVVGLTVVAFGTSMPEFAVTAEAALAGQGDIAVGNVVGSNVFNLGFVLGTTALLGTLDRTRRLVHRDGAALVLASAVLLVLLRDGRLTRPEGGLFLLGLVVYLSILIRSGTIATVAETVEPTRPLADAGRLLAGLVLVVGSARLLVESASTLAAAAGVSEWAIGVTVVAAGTSTPELVTAVVAARRGHSGLSVGSLLGSDLFNVLGVLGVAGLLGPLSVSPEAPRSVVWLLGTVLLVVTLLWTGRQLTRLEGAVLVVLAGIRWAVNLV; this comes from the coding sequence ATGGCCACCCCCGCCCTCAAGCTCGTCGTGATCCTCGCGCCGATCGGCGGGCTCTGGATCGGCGCGCGATTGCTGGTCGAGGGCGCGTCGGCGCTGGCGGCGCGGCTGGGCGTCAGCCGTCTCGTCGTCGGGCTGACCGTCGTCGCGTTCGGGACCTCGATGCCGGAGTTCGCCGTCACGGCCGAGGCGGCGCTGGCCGGTCAGGGTGATATCGCCGTCGGTAACGTCGTCGGCTCGAACGTGTTCAACCTCGGGTTCGTCCTCGGCACGACGGCGCTGCTCGGGACGCTCGACCGCACGCGTCGGCTCGTCCACCGGGACGGGGCCGCGCTCGTACTCGCTTCCGCCGTCCTGCTCGTCCTGTTGCGGGACGGTCGGCTCACCCGCCCCGAGGGCGGCCTGTTCCTGCTGGGGCTGGTGGTCTACCTGTCGATACTGATCCGCAGCGGCACGATCGCGACCGTCGCCGAAACGGTCGAGCCGACGCGACCACTGGCCGACGCGGGGCGGTTGCTCGCCGGGCTCGTACTCGTGGTTGGGAGCGCGCGACTGCTGGTCGAGAGCGCCTCGACGCTGGCGGCCGCGGCGGGCGTCTCCGAGTGGGCGATCGGCGTCACCGTCGTCGCCGCCGGGACCTCGACGCCGGAACTGGTGACCGCGGTGGTCGCCGCGAGGCGCGGCCACTCTGGACTGTCGGTCGGCAGCCTCCTCGGGAGCGACCTGTTCAACGTCCTCGGCGTGCTCGGCGTCGCCGGGCTGCTGGGGCCGCTCTCGGTCTCGCCGGAGGCCCCTCGGAGCGTCGTCTGGTTGCTCGGGACGGTCCTGCTCGTCGTCACGCTGCTGTGGACCGGCCGACAGCTGACTCGCCTGGAGGGGGCCGTGCTGGTCGTGCTCGCGGGGATCCGCTGGGCGGTCAACCTCGTCTAG
- a CDS encoding helix-turn-helix domain-containing protein → MSQHETRATADPDEAGIRMTLSFPEPDAARELLLFLGRSMDDESFSIDAVGSTDAGPHVIAVDDITDAQRSTASYAVACGYYDNPRSARLADIAAAFDRSESAISQRLNAVERHLVRSFVDANDGESGAVDR, encoded by the coding sequence GTGTCACAGCACGAGACGCGGGCGACGGCCGACCCGGACGAGGCCGGCATCAGAATGACGCTCTCGTTTCCCGAGCCTGACGCGGCCCGCGAACTGCTCCTGTTTCTCGGGCGATCGATGGACGACGAGTCGTTCTCGATCGACGCCGTCGGCTCGACCGATGCAGGCCCGCACGTCATCGCCGTCGACGACATCACCGACGCACAGCGCTCGACCGCCAGCTACGCGGTCGCGTGCGGGTACTACGACAACCCGCGAAGCGCCCGCCTCGCCGACATCGCCGCGGCGTTCGACCGCTCGGAGTCGGCGATCTCGCAGCGGCTCAACGCCGTCGAGCGACATCTCGTCCGCTCGTTCGTCGACGCGAATGACGGGGAGAGCGGCGCTGTCGACCGTTGA
- a CDS encoding NAD(P)-dependent alcohol dehydrogenase, with amino-acid sequence MKAFVMKEIGETDVIEKERPEPGPMDAILKPTVGLVCTSDTHTVHGAIGEREDLTLGHEIVGVVDEVGEDVEDFGPGDRVAVGAITPDWNSEAAQDGHPSQSNGALGGWKFANVKDGTFAEYAHINDADGNLAHIPDGVTDHEAVYTADMLSTGFAGAENADIPMGGTVAVFAQGPVGMMATKGAELQGAGRIIAVETVKNRKELAREYGATDIVDFEDGDPVEQIMDLTDGEGVDAAIEALGADQTLQDCIKVTKPGGTVSNVGYHGDGEFRRIPREEWGVGMAEIDIVTDLCPGGRLRIRRLLRLLEQGKVDPTKMTTHEFDFEDIQDAFEMMEAKEDDIIKPLIRFD; translated from the coding sequence ATGAAAGCATTCGTCATGAAAGAGATCGGAGAGACGGACGTTATCGAGAAAGAGCGCCCGGAGCCCGGGCCGATGGACGCGATCCTGAAGCCGACCGTCGGGCTGGTCTGCACGTCGGACACGCACACGGTCCACGGGGCGATCGGCGAGCGCGAGGACCTCACGCTGGGTCACGAGATCGTCGGCGTCGTCGACGAGGTCGGCGAGGACGTCGAGGACTTCGGGCCAGGCGACCGCGTGGCTGTCGGCGCGATCACACCGGACTGGAACTCCGAGGCCGCACAGGACGGCCACCCCTCACAGTCAAACGGAGCGCTGGGCGGCTGGAAGTTCGCCAACGTCAAGGACGGTACGTTCGCCGAGTACGCGCACATCAACGACGCGGACGGCAACCTCGCGCACATTCCCGACGGCGTCACAGACCACGAGGCCGTCTACACGGCCGACATGCTCTCGACAGGGTTCGCCGGCGCGGAGAACGCCGATATCCCGATGGGCGGGACCGTCGCGGTCTTCGCGCAGGGCCCGGTCGGCATGATGGCGACGAAGGGCGCGGAACTCCAGGGAGCCGGGCGGATCATCGCCGTCGAGACTGTCAAAAACCGGAAGGAACTGGCTCGCGAGTACGGCGCCACCGACATCGTCGACTTCGAGGACGGGGACCCGGTCGAGCAGATCATGGACCTGACCGACGGCGAGGGCGTCGACGCCGCGATCGAGGCGCTCGGAGCCGACCAGACCCTCCAAGACTGCATTAAGGTCACCAAGCCCGGCGGGACGGTCTCGAACGTCGGCTATCACGGCGACGGCGAGTTCCGGCGCATCCCCCGCGAGGAGTGGGGCGTCGGGATGGCCGAGATCGACATCGTCACCGACCTCTGTCCGGGCGGCCGCCTGCGTATCCGGCGGCTGCTGCGGCTGCTCGAACAGGGCAAAGTCGATCCGACGAAGATGACGACCCACGAGTTCGACTTCGAGGACATCCAGGATGCCTTCGAGATGATGGAGGCCAAAGAGGACGACATCATCAAGCCGCTGATCCGGTTCGACTGA
- a CDS encoding A24 family peptidase, whose translation MYAAAITDLLRLIAVPVLGWAAVRDLETRRVPNETWLPLIGLGVALLLWDGLAVWIDTAWMLTIDGLKVGVEAWSAGETARSLALRSAISVGFLVPFAYAFWWFGGFGGADAKALMALAVLFPTYPVFYFPSLTLPRFEATLGVFALTILSNTVLVGAVYPIALAGRNLLQGAVSRMMVVGRPVAVETLPRRYGRLLERPEGFTRRGMDLDVLRMYFSWRGLTLAQLRGDPERYRDPASLPSEPNDPGDGTVPEGDRSLVRTDGGREQDGREDDPWGADAFFEDIGGPIYGTDAEELRAGLTLLATSERVWYSPGLPFIVPMFGGLVASLLAGDVLVWLLLQAGLG comes from the coding sequence GTGTACGCCGCAGCGATCACCGACCTGTTGCGCCTGATCGCCGTCCCGGTACTCGGCTGGGCGGCGGTCCGCGACCTCGAGACCCGTCGCGTCCCCAACGAGACGTGGCTCCCGCTGATCGGACTCGGGGTCGCACTGCTTCTGTGGGACGGACTTGCCGTCTGGATCGACACCGCGTGGATGCTGACTATCGACGGTCTCAAGGTGGGCGTCGAGGCCTGGTCGGCCGGCGAAACCGCACGGTCGCTCGCGCTCCGGTCGGCGATCAGCGTCGGCTTTCTCGTACCATTTGCCTACGCGTTCTGGTGGTTCGGCGGCTTCGGCGGCGCGGACGCGAAGGCGCTGATGGCACTTGCGGTCCTGTTTCCGACCTATCCGGTGTTTTACTTCCCATCGCTCACGCTGCCGCGGTTCGAGGCGACGCTCGGCGTGTTCGCGCTGACGATCCTCTCGAACACGGTGCTGGTCGGGGCCGTCTACCCGATCGCGCTCGCGGGCCGGAACCTGCTGCAGGGAGCGGTGAGTCGGATGATGGTCGTCGGCCGCCCCGTCGCCGTCGAGACGCTGCCCCGGCGGTACGGCCGGTTGCTGGAGCGGCCCGAGGGATTCACCCGGCGCGGGATGGATCTGGACGTGCTGCGGATGTACTTCTCCTGGCGCGGGCTGACGCTCGCGCAACTGCGGGGAGACCCCGAGCGCTACCGCGACCCCGCGAGCCTGCCGTCCGAGCCGAACGATCCCGGTGACGGAACGGTCCCCGAGGGGGACCGCTCGCTGGTGCGCACCGACGGCGGTCGTGAACAGGACGGACGCGAGGACGACCCCTGGGGCGCGGACGCGTTCTTCGAGGACATCGGCGGCCCGATCTACGGGACCGACGCCGAGGAACTCCGGGCCGGGTTGACGCTCCTCGCGACGAGCGAGCGGGTGTGGTACTCGCCGGGACTCCCCTTTATCGTCCCGATGTTCGGCGGACTCGTCGCGAGTCTGCTCGCCGGTGACGTGCTGGTCTGGCTGCTCCTGCAGGCCGGACTCGGCTAG